The Stratiformator vulcanicus genome has a segment encoding these proteins:
- a CDS encoding Uma2 family endonuclease, with protein MTQTLIHRRQQSPTRGNSLANGDHLDRPTFHRLYEDTPESFRAELIGGIVYVASPVSRQHSNATATFTGWLVNYRAMTPGVKSPTDGTVLLGEFDEVQPDCMLYVLPQFGGRLCYQDKYLAGGPELVCEVATTSAAIDLHRKLKSYQQAGVLEYLVLTTDPAELFWFHRVDGKFERLDLPRDGTFKSAIFPGLWLNVEAIISDDTRAVLATLQRGLADESHAKFVAELESRRTS; from the coding sequence GTGACGCAAACGCTCATCCACCGTCGCCAACAGTCCCCCACGCGGGGCAACAGTCTCGCGAACGGCGATCATCTCGACCGACCGACCTTTCATCGGCTTTACGAAGATACGCCTGAGTCCTTCCGAGCGGAATTGATTGGAGGAATCGTCTACGTGGCCTCTCCCGTCTCACGGCAGCATAGTAATGCCACGGCGACATTCACCGGTTGGCTCGTCAATTACAGAGCGATGACCCCCGGTGTGAAATCTCCGACGGATGGGACCGTCCTGCTGGGCGAATTCGACGAAGTGCAACCTGATTGCATGCTCTACGTTCTCCCACAGTTTGGCGGTCGCCTTTGCTATCAGGACAAGTACCTCGCCGGCGGGCCCGAGTTGGTATGCGAAGTCGCGACGACCAGCGCCGCGATCGATCTGCATCGGAAGCTAAAGTCTTACCAACAAGCCGGAGTTCTCGAATATCTCGTTTTGACGACTGATCCCGCTGAACTGTTCTGGTTCCACAGGGTCGACGGAAAATTTGAACGCCTTGACTTACCAAGAGACGGCACCTTTAAGTCGGCCATATTTCCCGGGCTGTGGCTGAATGTCGAGGCAATAATTTCGGACGATACAAGAGCGGTGCTGGCGACGCTGCAGCGGGGCCTTGCCGACGAGTCGCACGCCAAGTTTGTTGCTGAGTTGGAAAGTAGGCGGACGTCTTGA
- a CDS encoding class I SAM-dependent methyltransferase: MVESLRSPRGGGFQYDRARGVLRDEGGAEIPVIGGIPRFVRSEHLESFGRQWTTYDVAHDEEDRATFQAKTGVSLDELKGLKVLDAGCGGGRYCKIAGEAGASVVGVDHTQAVDKAQILCGHLPDVSFVQGDLKRLPFEPGSFDFVFSIGVMHHDADTRKVFDAVANMVRPGGRYSAWLYRRNQWWQERINDALRARSTKMNPEQLERYCRLGATLGGIPILKQTLNKVINFSAHPDPENRLCDTFDWYAPQYQYHHTVEELCDWFGDASFENLRVLPPEKSGRFYRWAYERNLLVGSGVNVTGVRG; this comes from the coding sequence TTGGTCGAGTCACTGCGTTCTCCTCGTGGCGGTGGGTTTCAGTACGACCGCGCCCGTGGCGTCCTTCGCGACGAAGGCGGCGCGGAGATTCCGGTCATCGGCGGTATTCCACGCTTTGTGCGATCAGAGCATCTGGAGAGCTTCGGGCGACAGTGGACGACTTATGATGTCGCCCACGATGAGGAGGACCGGGCGACCTTTCAGGCGAAGACCGGGGTGTCCCTCGATGAGCTTAAGGGCTTAAAAGTTCTTGATGCCGGCTGCGGGGGAGGGCGGTATTGCAAAATAGCCGGCGAAGCCGGGGCGTCGGTCGTCGGTGTCGATCACACGCAGGCCGTCGATAAGGCCCAAATACTATGCGGTCACCTGCCGGACGTTTCTTTCGTGCAGGGCGACCTTAAGAGACTGCCGTTCGAGCCGGGATCGTTTGACTTCGTGTTCTCCATCGGAGTGATGCATCACGATGCCGACACCCGGAAGGTCTTCGACGCTGTCGCGAACATGGTGCGCCCCGGTGGTCGATATTCGGCCTGGCTTTACCGCCGCAATCAATGGTGGCAGGAACGAATTAATGACGCGCTGCGTGCTCGCTCGACGAAGATGAATCCGGAACAATTAGAGCGGTACTGCCGCCTCGGTGCGACGCTCGGCGGTATTCCGATCTTAAAGCAGACGCTCAACAAGGTCATTAATTTCAGTGCTCACCCCGACCCCGAGAACCGGCTGTGCGACACCTTTGACTGGTACGCACCGCAGTATCAATATCACCACACAGTCGAGGAACTTTGTGACTGGTTTGGCGACGCCAGCTTCGAAAACCTCCGCGTCTTGCCGCCGGAGAAGAGCGGGCGGTTTTACCGTTGGGCGTATGAACGGAATCTGTTGGTGGGAAGCGGGGTGAACGTGACTGGGGTGCGGGGCTGA
- a CDS encoding addiction module protein, with translation MSSKTEQLISEALELPDAERLQIASSLMLSVGPDLSDVRDTDWVAELNRRSDEFSADPSIGIAWETLKNECDE, from the coding sequence ATGTCATCGAAGACCGAACAGCTCATTTCCGAGGCTCTAGAACTTCCCGATGCGGAGCGGCTTCAGATCGCTTCGAGTCTCATGCTGAGCGTGGGACCTGATTTATCGGATGTTCGTGACACGGATTGGGTCGCGGAATTGAACCGCCGTAGCGACGAGTTTTCCGCAGACCCTTCGATTGGGATTGCGTGGGAAACTCTTAAGAACGAGTGTGACGAGTAG
- a CDS encoding PQQ-binding-like beta-propeller repeat protein produces the protein MRWLIAFSVLSLASCSASGAIVTGTISEVGEGQLTISAADGSGSQTLQVPTRTRIELDDKSAKLSDLRPGFQVKISASRKGEARLILATSAGAPAASNTPPPGSPRTPVASPGFQAGPAPPTDGSDEWPQFGGPNRDNRSATTGINENWPADGPPRLWTISGLGEGYSSVSVVGDRVFTIGTKGGQETVFALDLASGRAVWSTPIGTVYKDGQGNGPRSTPTYDNGKLYCLGANGDLARIDAASGQIDWNLNILQKFGGQNIVWGISESPLVDGDTVVVTPGSQNGQGTVVGLNKESGATSWTCSIPGNPQPSYSSPIKLSSGGNFGAGGLNQYVVFTSKGLVGISVENAMPLWGDDSASNGTANCSIPLQFGSSVFYSSDYGTGGSLVRINNRGGGFQAAVAFHTDDLKNHHGGMAIDGDYVYGTSGDAGILACVDLNNGQTIWRDRSVGKGATIYVDGKLIVRSERGPVALVRATSNGYEEMARFDQPERSGRPAWPHPVVAKGRLFLRDQDKLLCFNVK, from the coding sequence ATGCGCTGGCTTATCGCGTTTTCCGTTCTCTCACTCGCTTCCTGCTCCGCCAGTGGGGCGATCGTCACCGGCACCATCTCGGAGGTCGGCGAAGGTCAACTAACGATTTCGGCTGCCGACGGGTCGGGCAGCCAGACGCTCCAAGTTCCGACGAGAACGCGGATCGAACTCGACGATAAGTCGGCCAAGCTGTCCGATTTGCGTCCCGGCTTTCAGGTCAAAATCAGTGCCAGTCGCAAAGGCGAAGCGCGACTAATTCTGGCGACCAGTGCGGGAGCACCGGCTGCATCGAACACACCTCCGCCGGGATCGCCCCGAACACCGGTCGCATCGCCCGGCTTCCAAGCCGGTCCTGCTCCGCCGACCGACGGCAGCGACGAATGGCCGCAGTTCGGTGGCCCGAATCGTGACAATCGTTCCGCGACGACCGGCATCAACGAGAACTGGCCCGCCGACGGCCCGCCGCGGCTTTGGACGATATCCGGTCTCGGCGAAGGCTACTCGAGCGTGTCGGTGGTGGGTGATCGCGTCTTTACGATCGGAACGAAGGGCGGACAGGAGACGGTCTTCGCCCTCGATCTTGCTTCCGGGCGAGCCGTCTGGTCGACACCGATCGGCACCGTTTATAAGGACGGTCAGGGCAATGGCCCGCGGAGTACGCCAACCTATGACAACGGTAAGCTCTACTGCCTGGGAGCAAACGGTGATCTCGCCCGCATCGACGCCGCGTCCGGGCAGATCGACTGGAATCTGAACATCCTTCAGAAATTCGGCGGACAGAACATCGTATGGGGCATCAGCGAGTCGCCACTTGTCGACGGTGACACCGTGGTCGTCACGCCGGGCAGCCAGAACGGACAGGGGACGGTCGTCGGCCTGAATAAAGAGAGCGGCGCGACCAGTTGGACGTGCTCCATCCCGGGCAACCCGCAGCCGAGTTATTCGTCGCCGATTAAACTCTCAAGTGGCGGAAACTTTGGAGCCGGCGGATTGAATCAGTACGTCGTATTCACCTCAAAAGGTCTCGTCGGGATCAGCGTCGAGAACGCCATGCCCCTGTGGGGTGACGACTCCGCCTCCAACGGAACGGCGAATTGCTCTATTCCGCTGCAATTCGGTTCAAGCGTATTTTATTCGTCCGACTACGGCACCGGCGGATCGCTCGTCCGCATCAATAATCGCGGCGGCGGATTTCAGGCCGCGGTCGCCTTTCACACCGACGACCTGAAGAACCATCACGGCGGAATGGCCATCGACGGCGACTACGTCTATGGAACGAGCGGCGATGCAGGCATCCTCGCCTGTGTCGATCTTAACAACGGACAAACCATCTGGCGTGATCGCAGCGTCGGCAAAGGGGCGACGATCTATGTCGACGGGAAATTAATCGTCCGCAGTGAACGCGGCCCGGTCGCGTTAGTCCGCGCGACATCGAACGGCTACGAAGAAATGGCCCGCTTCGACCAACCCGAACGTAGCGGCCGACCGGCATGGCCACACCCGGTCGTGGCTAAGGGACGGCTGTTTTTAAGGGATCAGGACAAATTGCTGTGTTTTAATGTGAAGTGA
- a CDS encoding carbohydrate ABC transporter permease: protein MSPRTQRQLRTGLAFVSPWLIGFGLLVLYPFAATLYWTFCRYDLLSSPEFIGPDHFERMAREIADASGFGEALWNTFYFAIVSVPASVVLGVMLAVILNRPTRGRGIYRTLVFLPSIVPTVAAAIVWMWLLDPTKGLVNRMLQPLGVTPGWFNSPSEFFNLMSLLSGQAGPGAKDGLILMSLWGIGNFVIIYLAALGGIRKDLYEAAMLDGAGPLSRFRHVTLPALSPVIFFNLIMGLIASVQYFTQAYVVSGGSGGPQGTTTVLSLYIFLWSFKYAEAGYASACAWAVFVVVAVATVLLFRGSKSWVHYR from the coding sequence ATGTCGCCACGGACGCAACGACAACTTCGCACCGGCCTCGCCTTCGTCTCGCCGTGGCTGATCGGGTTCGGCCTGCTGGTGCTCTACCCGTTCGCGGCCACGCTTTACTGGACGTTCTGTCGATACGATCTGCTGTCGTCACCCGAGTTCATCGGCCCCGATCATTTTGAACGGATGGCGAGAGAGATTGCCGATGCGAGCGGCTTCGGTGAGGCTTTGTGGAACACGTTTTACTTCGCAATCGTTTCGGTGCCCGCGAGCGTCGTGCTGGGTGTGATGCTGGCGGTGATTTTAAACCGGCCGACGCGGGGCCGAGGCATCTACCGCACGCTCGTGTTTCTGCCGTCGATCGTGCCGACAGTTGCAGCAGCGATCGTGTGGATGTGGCTGCTCGATCCGACCAAAGGCTTGGTCAATCGAATGCTCCAACCGCTCGGAGTGACGCCCGGATGGTTCAACAGCCCCTCCGAGTTCTTTAACCTCATGTCGTTGCTGAGTGGTCAGGCAGGACCCGGCGCGAAAGACGGCCTGATCCTGATGAGCCTGTGGGGCATCGGGAACTTTGTGATTATCTATTTGGCAGCGCTCGGCGGGATTCGGAAAGATCTTTACGAAGCCGCGATGCTCGACGGGGCCGGCCCGCTGTCTCGCTTTCGGCACGTGACGCTGCCGGCACTAAGCCCGGTGATCTTCTTCAATCTGATCATGGGTTTGATCGCGTCGGTGCAGTACTTCACTCAGGCATACGTCGTCAGCGGAGGCAGCGGGGGTCCGCAGGGCACGACGACGGTGCTCTCGCTGTACATCTTTCTGTGGTCCTTCAAGTACGCCGAGGCGGGCTACGCGAGCGCGTGCGCGTGGGCGGTGTTCGTTGTGGTCGCGGTAGCGACGGTGCTCCTGTTCCGCGGTTCGAAATCGTGGGTGCATTACAGATGA
- a CDS encoding extracellular solute-binding protein has protein sequence MWAMSGEAGLPAGRERVVFWHFWGGAEREAVRDVVARFNASQDEYEVEEVPVPGQNLDMKFFMAVAGGSYPDLINQDDQVIAQWASRGVLTPMRELCEDEAEYERLMRWLSPPAKRIGTYEGELFALCNALDIRAMFYRSDFLADRPVPQTIEEFDALAMNRIADPNRISYLPDDRRLWAWGTAFGGDFVDPISGETSIDDPEVVTALEWMRSYADFHGRDTAVAFRSTARETGAGSMLLDGRYAIVMDGQWRVAELDAAAEQAIAAGQMPIRYEVGPLPYPPGGRPRAGWVNGNFFLVPRGARNPDGAWAFMKFWAGFDNESEAADTAATGGWIPASRKVIEQPTFQAYLDEHPKFRLFVELTQSEAQIPTPAVSVQTFLYERVNRAADEAISGGAAPAEALRRADVAVEARLKAGGGL, from the coding sequence ATGTGGGCGATGAGTGGCGAGGCGGGTCTTCCCGCGGGGCGTGAGCGGGTCGTCTTCTGGCACTTTTGGGGCGGTGCCGAGCGTGAGGCGGTGCGGGACGTTGTCGCGCGCTTTAATGCCTCACAGGACGAGTACGAGGTCGAAGAAGTGCCCGTGCCCGGCCAAAACCTGGACATGAAATTCTTCATGGCGGTCGCCGGCGGCAGCTATCCCGACTTGATCAATCAAGACGATCAAGTCATCGCTCAATGGGCGTCACGCGGCGTGCTGACGCCGATGCGTGAGTTGTGCGAGGACGAAGCCGAATACGAACGACTGATGCGATGGCTCTCACCTCCGGCAAAGCGGATCGGAACCTACGAAGGCGAGCTTTTCGCCCTTTGCAACGCGCTGGACATCCGCGCGATGTTCTACCGCTCCGACTTTCTCGCCGATCGGCCGGTGCCGCAGACGATCGAAGAGTTTGACGCGCTCGCTATGAACCGAATCGCCGACCCGAACCGGATCAGCTACCTGCCGGATGATCGCCGCCTGTGGGCATGGGGCACGGCCTTCGGCGGAGACTTCGTCGATCCGATTTCCGGCGAGACTTCGATCGATGATCCCGAAGTCGTCACCGCGTTGGAATGGATGCGGTCGTACGCCGACTTCCACGGTCGTGATACAGCGGTCGCATTTCGCAGCACGGCTCGGGAGACGGGTGCGGGCTCGATGTTGCTCGACGGCCGCTACGCGATCGTGATGGACGGCCAATGGCGGGTGGCCGAACTTGACGCTGCCGCGGAACAAGCGATTGCTGCGGGGCAGATGCCAATCCGCTACGAAGTCGGGCCGTTGCCTTATCCGCCGGGCGGACGTCCGCGGGCCGGTTGGGTGAACGGCAACTTCTTTCTCGTTCCCCGAGGCGCTCGGAATCCGGACGGAGCGTGGGCCTTCATGAAGTTCTGGGCAGGCTTCGACAATGAATCCGAGGCTGCTGACACAGCGGCGACGGGCGGTTGGATCCCGGCGAGCCGCAAGGTGATTGAGCAGCCGACGTTTCAGGCTTACCTCGACGAGCACCCGAAGTTTCGACTGTTCGTCGAACTGACGCAGAGTGAGGCGCAGATTCCAACGCCCGCCGTTTCCGTGCAGACTTTTCTCTATGAGCGGGTCAACCGGGCGGCCGACGAAGCAATCTCCGGCGGTGCCGCCCCCGCCGAAGCACTACGGCGGGCCGACGTTGCAGTTGAAGCTCGCCTCAAAGCGGGAGGCGGCCTATGA
- a CDS encoding carbohydrate ABC transporter permease, producing the protein MRRSTLPAELLGLATAALFALPVVWMLLSSLKPPGQPESEFWPATFYWQNYAEVIEDERLLVFLGNSLFYAVATSAGTTVSCCVVAYGFAKLEWPGRDALFLVLIATMLLPFHVTMLPRFQLFAALGLYGTYWPLILPNWLAQEAFSVFLLRQFFLTIPDEVCDAARIDGAGEWTILSRIVVPMSYPALATVAVLQFLATWNEFAGPLLYLNDPARYPLAYALQQFVSAYRTQFGPLMAGAVLFTLPAAILFMIAGRIFTRGIAAGGLKG; encoded by the coding sequence ATGAGGCGTTCGACACTCCCGGCGGAACTACTTGGCCTCGCGACCGCGGCGTTGTTCGCCTTGCCCGTCGTGTGGATGCTGCTTTCGTCGCTGAAACCTCCGGGGCAGCCGGAGTCTGAATTCTGGCCCGCGACGTTCTATTGGCAAAACTATGCCGAGGTGATCGAAGACGAACGGCTGCTGGTCTTCCTCGGTAATTCGCTCTTCTATGCGGTCGCGACGTCAGCCGGCACGACGGTCAGTTGCTGTGTTGTGGCGTACGGGTTCGCAAAGCTGGAATGGCCGGGACGTGATGCCCTGTTTCTCGTGCTGATCGCGACAATGCTGCTGCCGTTTCACGTCACGATGCTGCCGCGGTTTCAGCTGTTCGCCGCGCTGGGCCTTTACGGCACCTATTGGCCGCTGATTCTGCCGAACTGGTTGGCTCAAGAGGCGTTTTCCGTATTCCTGTTGCGGCAGTTCTTCCTGACGATTCCCGACGAAGTATGCGATGCGGCAAGAATCGACGGGGCAGGGGAATGGACGATTCTGTCGCGGATCGTCGTGCCGATGTCCTATCCGGCGCTGGCGACGGTCGCGGTGCTGCAGTTTTTGGCGACTTGGAATGAGTTCGCCGGCCCGCTGCTTTATCTGAACGACCCGGCGAGATATCCGCTCGCTTACGCTCTGCAGCAATTCGTCAGTGCCTATCGCACGCAGTTCGGCCCGCTGATGGCCGGAGCGGTTTTGTTCACGCTGCCCGCGGCGATCCTCTTTATGATCGCCGGCCGCATTTTCACCCGAGGCATCGCCGCAGGGGGCCTCAAGGGATGA
- a CDS encoding CPXCG motif-containing cysteine-rich protein, with amino-acid sequence MDEIEFREDDATYDCPSCGEAIVIPLDLTEGNEQQFIEDCPVCCHPNQIYVSFGPEGEAVVSSEST; translated from the coding sequence ATGGACGAGATCGAATTCCGAGAGGATGACGCCACCTACGATTGCCCGTCGTGCGGCGAGGCCATCGTCATTCCGCTCGACCTGACCGAAGGGAATGAGCAGCAGTTCATCGAAGATTGCCCGGTCTGCTGTCATCCGAACCAGATTTACGTCAGCTTCGGCCCGGAGGGCGAAGCGGTCGTATCTTCCGAGTCGACATAA
- the rpmF gene encoding 50S ribosomal protein L32 → MAVPKRKTSKARKRKRRSHMAVKPMNLAACTQCGNIGPTHVVCPNCGYYMGRTLVETEED, encoded by the coding sequence ATGGCTGTTCCCAAAAGAAAAACATCGAAGGCGCGAAAGCGGAAACGCCGCAGCCACATGGCTGTCAAACCGATGAATTTGGCCGCCTGCACGCAGTGCGGCAACATCGGGCCGACCCATGTCGTCTGCCCCAATTGCGGCTACTACATGGGCCGCACGCTCGTCGAAACCGAGGAAGACTGA
- the plsX gene encoding phosphate acyltransferase PlsX: MRIALDAMGGDHAPEPNVHGAIAALDLLPEISVCLVGDRPRLETLLSEAAYSGDRITVHAAEGFIEMHEKPVEALRKKPKCSLAVCWQMMAGKEVDAVVSAGNTGAVVAAGLRTRLFLKGVKRPGIAVTLPTLKGKSVLIDVGANPQARSEHLYQYAVMGSIYAKSIFKIDSPRIGLINIGSEDGKGNELYRETHQLLTSSDLKDQYVGNVEGRGLYAGEADVLICEGFVGNVVLKTSEGIADFLMKSISEAIMPALDADRDKVMEAFKGLGKRFQYHGTGGAPLLGIDGICIICHGSSSADAITNALRAATNYEHQHVNERITAALVRD, from the coding sequence ATGCGGATCGCCCTCGACGCGATGGGCGGCGACCATGCTCCCGAGCCGAACGTGCACGGGGCGATCGCGGCTCTCGATTTGCTGCCTGAAATCTCGGTTTGTCTCGTCGGAGACCGCCCTCGCCTTGAAACACTGCTCTCAGAGGCAGCTTACTCGGGCGACCGGATCACCGTGCACGCAGCCGAAGGCTTCATTGAGATGCACGAAAAGCCGGTCGAAGCGCTTCGGAAAAAGCCGAAGTGTTCGCTGGCGGTCTGCTGGCAGATGATGGCCGGCAAAGAAGTCGACGCCGTCGTTAGTGCCGGAAATACCGGGGCGGTCGTCGCCGCGGGTCTGCGAACGCGACTGTTCCTTAAAGGTGTTAAGCGGCCCGGCATCGCCGTGACGCTTCCAACCCTCAAAGGTAAGAGCGTCTTGATCGACGTCGGCGCTAACCCGCAGGCCCGGTCGGAACACCTCTATCAATACGCCGTGATGGGCTCGATCTACGCGAAGTCGATCTTCAAGATTGATTCCCCGCGGATCGGGCTGATCAACATCGGCAGTGAAGATGGCAAAGGCAACGAACTGTATCGCGAGACTCACCAGCTCCTGACTTCGAGCGACTTGAAAGATCAATACGTCGGCAATGTCGAAGGTCGGGGGCTTTACGCCGGTGAAGCCGACGTCCTCATTTGCGAAGGGTTTGTCGGCAATGTCGTGCTGAAGACCAGCGAGGGAATTGCCGACTTCCTCATGAAATCGATCTCCGAAGCGATCATGCCCGCCTTGGACGCCGACCGAGACAAGGTCATGGAGGCCTTCAAAGGCCTTGGTAAACGGTTTCAATACCATGGCACCGGCGGGGCCCCGTTGTTGGGCATCGACGGAATTTGCATTATTTGTCACGGATCGAGCAGCGCAGACGCAATTACCAACGCTCTGCGTGCGGCGACCAACTACGAACATCAGCACGTCAACGAGCGGATCACCGCCGCCCTCGTCCGCGACTGA
- the fabD gene encoding ACP S-malonyltransferase: MAKRAFLFPGQGAQHLGMARQLTEELPAAKDLFDHAADVLGFDLLDVCVNGPKEKLDQTDVSQPALFVAALASLEKLKAESPELIDECELTAGLSLGEYTALVFAESLTFEEGLKVVKVRGEAMQAAAEASPSGMVSALLLDRDQAKAIRDEASNTGLIELANFLCPGNTVLSGEKAACEKAIELIEAAGGRPIELAVAGAFHTELMRPAVDRLAEALSEVQFQPPRIPVISNVTAEPTSDAAEIQKVLAQQVVSPVRWEDSIRHMLDQGIEEFVEVGPGRVLTGLLKRIDRKKKCTATECP, translated from the coding sequence ATGGCGAAGCGCGCATTCCTCTTTCCCGGCCAAGGCGCCCAACACTTGGGGATGGCCCGGCAACTGACCGAAGAGTTGCCGGCTGCCAAGGATCTATTCGATCACGCGGCCGATGTCCTCGGATTCGACCTGCTCGACGTTTGCGTGAACGGGCCGAAAGAAAAACTCGATCAGACCGACGTCAGCCAACCGGCGCTGTTCGTCGCCGCTTTGGCCTCGCTGGAAAAGCTTAAAGCGGAGTCGCCGGAGCTGATCGACGAATGCGAATTGACAGCCGGGTTGAGCCTGGGCGAGTACACGGCCCTGGTCTTTGCCGAATCTCTCACATTCGAAGAGGGGCTTAAGGTCGTCAAAGTTCGCGGCGAGGCGATGCAGGCCGCCGCGGAAGCCAGTCCTTCGGGGATGGTCAGCGCCCTGTTGCTCGACCGCGATCAGGCCAAAGCCATCCGCGATGAAGCGTCCAACACCGGGCTGATCGAACTGGCGAACTTCCTTTGCCCCGGCAATACGGTTCTTTCGGGCGAGAAAGCGGCGTGCGAGAAAGCGATCGAACTGATCGAAGCCGCCGGCGGTCGACCGATCGAATTAGCCGTCGCCGGAGCGTTTCACACGGAGCTGATGCGACCGGCCGTTGATCGGCTGGCTGAAGCCCTCTCGGAAGTTCAGTTTCAGCCGCCGAGGATCCCAGTGATTTCCAACGTGACGGCCGAGCCGACATCGGACGCCGCCGAAATTCAAAAGGTTCTCGCTCAACAGGTCGTTTCACCGGTACGCTGGGAAGACTCGATCCGTCACATGCTCGATCAGGGTATCGAAGAATTTGTGGAAGTCGGTCCGGGGCGAGTGCTCACGGGACTGCTGAAGCGGATCGATCGGAAAAAGAAGTGCACCGCGACCGAGTGCCCGTAA
- a CDS encoding acyl carrier protein — MSDENLEEGVIAIVSDQLNVPVEEITKESSFIDDLKADSLDLVELVMEFEDRFEVTIPDEDYEKIKTVGDAISYIKEKSGNA, encoded by the coding sequence GTGTCTGACGAAAATCTGGAAGAAGGCGTCATTGCGATCGTCAGCGATCAACTCAACGTCCCCGTTGAAGAGATCACGAAAGAGAGCAGTTTCATCGATGATCTCAAAGCCGACTCGCTCGATCTCGTTGAGCTGGTGATGGAGTTCGAAGACCGTTTCGAAGTCACCATCCCGGACGAAGACTACGAGAAGATCAAAACTGTCGGCGACGCGATCTCGTACATCAAGGAAAAGAGCGGGAATGCGTAG
- the fabF gene encoding beta-ketoacyl-ACP synthase II gives MRRRVVVTGAGVVTALGCNLGEYWDAILAGKSGVGPIRRFDPSEFKVRFGGEISYFNATELVDLPKKELRRLDRFSQFSVVATDQAFKQSGLDLGAEDLTRFGVLIGSGIGGLNEIEEQHSTLYGRGPTRVSPFMIPKLMVNAASGNVSVQWGLKGPNSAVATACASATNAIGDAYRLIQYGTADVMVTGGSEAGLTPMGLSGFGRMNALSTRNDDPEKASRPFDADRDGFVLSEGAGIVILEEYERAKARGANILGELNGYGMSADATHMTAPDPEGRGAAMAMATAIRDAELNPEDIQYINAHGTSTPLGDKAENVAIRTVFGDHASKLAVSSIKGHLGHTLGASGGVEIVACLLALRDQVAPPTANLDKPGEGCDLNYVPNEPQQMPIKSILKNSFGFGGHNACLVLSGVR, from the coding sequence ATGCGTAGACGGGTGGTTGTCACCGGCGCTGGTGTTGTCACCGCGCTCGGGTGCAATTTGGGCGAATATTGGGACGCGATCCTCGCCGGGAAGAGCGGGGTCGGTCCCATTCGACGTTTCGATCCGAGCGAATTCAAAGTTCGCTTCGGCGGGGAAATTTCGTATTTCAACGCAACCGAACTCGTCGATCTGCCCAAGAAAGAGCTCCGCCGGCTCGATCGCTTCAGCCAATTTTCCGTGGTCGCAACTGATCAGGCTTTCAAGCAATCCGGACTCGATCTCGGGGCCGAAGACCTGACGCGTTTCGGCGTGCTAATTGGCAGTGGGATCGGCGGCCTCAACGAAATCGAGGAGCAACACTCGACGTTGTACGGTCGCGGACCGACCCGCGTGTCCCCCTTCATGATCCCGAAGCTGATGGTCAACGCCGCCAGCGGGAACGTCTCGGTGCAGTGGGGGCTGAAAGGACCGAATTCGGCCGTCGCGACCGCCTGCGCTTCGGCGACAAACGCGATCGGTGATGCCTATCGGCTGATTCAGTACGGTACGGCTGACGTCATGGTCACCGGCGGTTCCGAAGCGGGTTTGACGCCGATGGGGCTGTCCGGTTTCGGACGGATGAACGCACTTTCGACTCGCAACGACGATCCCGAGAAGGCAAGCCGACCATTCGATGCCGACCGTGACGGCTTTGTGCTGTCGGAAGGGGCGGGGATTGTCATTCTGGAAGAATACGAACGGGCGAAAGCCCGAGGCGCGAATATTCTGGGAGAATTGAACGGGTACGGCATGAGTGCCGATGCCACCCACATGACTGCCCCCGATCCCGAAGGCCGCGGTGCGGCAATGGCGATGGCGACCGCGATTCGTGACGCCGAACTGAATCCTGAAGATATTCAGTACATCAACGCCCACGGCACGAGCACCCCACTGGGAGACAAGGCGGAAAACGTCGCAATACGCACGGTTTTCGGCGATCACGCTTCCAAACTGGCGGTCTCGAGCATCAAGGGTCATCTCGGTCACACGCTCGGTGCCTCCGGTGGCGTCGAAATCGTGGCCTGCCTGCTCGCTCTGCGCGATCAGGTCGCACCGCCCACGGCTAATCTCGATAAGCCGGGAGAAGGCTGCGATCTCAATTACGTGCCGAACGAGCCGCAGCAAATGCCGATCAAGTCGATTCTGAAGAACAGCTTCGGATTCGGCGGCCATAATGCCTGCTTGGTGCTTTCCGGGGTCCGATAA